One window of Candidatus Margulisiibacteriota bacterium genomic DNA carries:
- a CDS encoding helix-turn-helix transcriptional regulator, translated as MDLRQVFIHNLRSLRQKADLSQIELSLNCNMGLNYIGEIENGRKFPSVQLIQKIADVLQAPPHLLFWDEQNKHNKTRLRPRPLVPDALKKNMAEQLTAAIHRVIKEY; from the coding sequence ATGGATTTGCGGCAGGTTTTTATTCACAATCTAAGAAGTTTGCGGCAAAAAGCGGATTTATCCCAGATCGAATTATCGTTGAACTGCAATATGGGGCTCAATTATATCGGCGAGATAGAAAACGGACGTAAGTTTCCGTCCGTACAATTGATCCAGAAAATAGCAGACGTTTTGCAGGCGCCGCCGCATTTGCTTTTTTGGGACGAGCAAAATAAGCACAACAAAACCCGACTGCGTCCCCGGCCACTCGTTCCGGATGCCCTCAAGAAAAATATGGCCGAGCAGCTGACCGCCGCGATTCACAGGGTAATAAAAGAATACTAA